In one Pseudarthrobacter oxydans genomic region, the following are encoded:
- a CDS encoding DUF6454 family protein yields MKMKRVLAIAAVAAATLAAGTSAVATNGQAPKGLTAEAEAFTKVDRNTQWEQVQKLKLDFPTFHPQGMSLVGDKIFLSSVEILEPTVRYPSPVDGYDRTTGKGRGHVFVLDRQGKLLKDIVLGEDTIYHPGGTDFDGENVWVPVAEYRPNSSSIVYTIDPDTYQVTEQFREADHVGGVVADRKTNRISGVSWGSRKLFTWNSQGALLGTQANPSHFIDYQDCEYAGAGHQLCSGVTGLKTADGKPFELGGLALTDLADGTIIHEVPFQKFSTAGHSMTRNPVALESDGGVLRLFAAPDDGEEAAGTELFVFEARP; encoded by the coding sequence ATGAAGATGAAGCGAGTCCTGGCCATTGCGGCCGTCGCCGCGGCCACCCTGGCAGCCGGAACCTCCGCTGTTGCCACCAACGGGCAGGCCCCCAAGGGCCTCACGGCAGAAGCCGAGGCCTTCACCAAGGTGGACCGCAACACCCAGTGGGAACAGGTCCAGAAGCTCAAGCTGGACTTCCCGACCTTCCACCCGCAGGGCATGTCGCTGGTGGGCGACAAAATCTTCCTCAGCAGCGTCGAGATCCTCGAACCGACAGTGCGCTACCCTTCGCCCGTTGACGGCTACGACCGCACAACCGGCAAGGGCCGTGGCCACGTCTTCGTCCTCGACCGGCAGGGAAAGCTGCTCAAAGACATCGTCCTGGGCGAGGACACGATCTACCACCCGGGCGGCACCGACTTCGACGGCGAGAACGTCTGGGTTCCCGTCGCCGAATACCGGCCGAACAGCAGCTCAATCGTCTACACTATCGACCCTGACACCTACCAGGTCACGGAGCAGTTCCGCGAAGCGGACCACGTTGGAGGGGTCGTCGCCGACCGCAAGACCAACCGAATCAGTGGCGTCAGCTGGGGTTCACGGAAGCTGTTCACCTGGAACAGCCAAGGCGCGCTCCTGGGGACGCAGGCAAACCCCAGCCACTTCATTGACTACCAGGACTGCGAGTACGCCGGTGCCGGCCACCAGCTCTGCTCGGGCGTTACCGGCCTGAAGACTGCTGACGGGAAACCGTTCGAGCTCGGCGGCCTCGCCCTGACCGACCTTGCAGACGGAACCATCATCCACGAGGTTCCCTTCCAGAAGTTCTCCACCGCCGGACACTCCATGACCCGCAACCCCGTTGCCTTGGAATCTGATGGCGGTGTTCTGCGCCTGTTCGCCGCCCCCGATGACGGCGAGGAAGCCGCCGGCACTGAACTCTTCGTGTTCGAGGCCCGCCCCTGA